A stretch of the Ochrobactrum sp. BTU1 genome encodes the following:
- a CDS encoding Dabb family protein, which produces MIRHIVLVKFKAELDSASIEAALNAVVALKDKIEGIIAVSVGDNNSPENLEKGFRHGFVVDFVDSAARDAYLPHPEHAKVGKALVEAAEGGLAGILVFDYTF; this is translated from the coding sequence ATGATACGCCATATAGTTCTTGTTAAATTCAAAGCCGAACTCGATAGCGCGAGCATTGAGGCTGCTTTGAATGCAGTTGTCGCTCTGAAAGATAAAATTGAGGGCATCATTGCCGTAAGTGTTGGTGATAACAACAGTCCGGAAAATCTGGAAAAAGGCTTTCGCCACGGCTTTGTTGTGGACTTTGTGGACTCGGCTGCGCGCGACGCTTATCTGCCCCACCCAGAGCACGCGAAAGTCGGAAAAGCGCTGGTCGAAGCCGCAGAAGGCGGCCTTGCTGGGATTTTGGTTTTCGATTACACCTTTTGA
- the cyoA gene encoding ubiquinol oxidase subunit II, which produces MKHGTPRTIVSFAVLALTAFLAGCENQVLLSPKGEVGVAERDLMLFATGLMLLVVLPVIFMTLYFAWKYRADNDKAEYKPDWHHSTKIEAAVWLIPCAIIVVLGTVTWISTHKLDPYRPLESNIPPINVEVVALDWKWLFIYPDQGVASVNEMAMPVGVPVNFKLTSSNIMNSFFIPVLGSQVYSMPSMQTKLHLIADHEGVFDGISANYSGQGFAQMRFKAHSLDQAGFDKWVADAKASGQELSRERYASLVQPSEKAPVQHFAYNDKALFHNIVNRCWDGKSVCLDDQMHQAQMVREARANLRKSSPVDFSLWANDIICAIQPQRLSQLEN; this is translated from the coding sequence ATGAAACACGGCACCCCCCGGACGATCGTTTCGTTCGCCGTCTTGGCCCTCACGGCGTTTCTCGCCGGCTGCGAGAACCAAGTCCTGCTCTCTCCGAAAGGAGAGGTCGGTGTGGCTGAGCGCGATCTTATGCTTTTCGCAACTGGTTTGATGCTTCTCGTCGTGCTGCCGGTCATCTTTATGACCTTGTACTTCGCGTGGAAGTATCGCGCCGACAACGATAAAGCAGAATACAAACCTGACTGGCATCATTCTACGAAGATTGAAGCCGCAGTCTGGCTTATTCCGTGCGCCATTATTGTGGTTCTCGGAACGGTAACTTGGATCAGCACGCATAAGCTCGATCCTTATCGTCCGCTGGAATCAAATATTCCGCCAATCAATGTCGAAGTCGTAGCGCTCGACTGGAAGTGGCTGTTTATCTATCCGGATCAGGGTGTTGCCTCTGTCAACGAAATGGCAATGCCTGTTGGTGTGCCTGTCAACTTCAAGCTGACTTCCAGCAATATCATGAACTCCTTCTTCATTCCGGTACTCGGTAGCCAGGTCTATTCCATGCCCAGCATGCAGACCAAGCTTCACCTGATTGCTGACCACGAAGGTGTGTTCGACGGCATTTCCGCAAACTACAGCGGCCAGGGCTTTGCCCAGATGCGTTTCAAGGCGCATTCGCTGGATCAGGCCGGCTTTGACAAGTGGGTTGCTGATGCAAAGGCTTCTGGTCAGGAACTGTCGCGTGAGCGTTATGCTTCGCTGGTTCAGCCAAGTGAAAAAGCTCCGGTTCAGCATTTTGCTTATAACGACAAGGCACTGTTTCATAACATCGTAAACCGTTGCTGGGATGGCAAGTCGGTCTGCCTGGATGATCAGATGCACCAGGCTCAGATGGTTCGTGAAGCTCGCGCAAATCTACGCAAGTCTTCGCCAGTCGATTTCAGCCTTTGGGCAAATGACATCATTTGCGCCATTCAGCCGCAGCGCCTGTCGCAGCTTGAAAACTGA
- a CDS encoding tyrosine-protein phosphatase: protein MNFFKRYANFSLNHVPILSVSGLIGASFLGGYLFTIQYKGNIHTIIAGQAYRSNQPDPSRIAKLKELDGIKTIINLRGAEPGAKWYDDEVTTSSALGIKLTNYAMSSSRQLTPERTRELIALMQTAEKPILIHCKAGSDRTGLAAALYVAAVAKGGERRAEGQMSIAYGHFGIPFSPTYAMEETFEAIEAELGFPNS from the coding sequence ATGAACTTCTTCAAAAGATACGCCAATTTCTCGCTCAACCACGTCCCAATACTAAGTGTCAGCGGCTTAATCGGCGCTAGCTTCTTGGGCGGCTATCTTTTTACGATTCAATACAAAGGTAATATCCATACGATTATAGCGGGGCAGGCATATCGATCCAACCAACCCGATCCGTCTCGCATCGCTAAATTAAAAGAGCTTGATGGTATTAAAACAATCATCAACCTGCGCGGCGCAGAGCCTGGCGCGAAATGGTATGACGACGAAGTTACAACTTCCAGCGCTCTTGGCATCAAGCTCACGAACTATGCGATGTCGTCCAGTCGCCAGCTGACGCCAGAGCGGACACGCGAGCTGATTGCACTCATGCAGACTGCTGAAAAGCCAATTCTCATTCATTGCAAAGCTGGATCAGACCGAACGGGTCTTGCCGCAGCACTTTATGTCGCCGCCGTAGCCAAAGGTGGCGAACGCAGGGCCGAAGGGCAAATGTCAATCGCTTATGGCCATTTCGGAATTCCCTTCAGCCCAACCTATGCGATGGAAGAAACTTTTGAGGCCATCGAAGCCGAGCTTGGCTTTCCGAACTCGTAA
- a CDS encoding acetyl/propionyl/methylcrotonyl-CoA carboxylase subunit alpha, with amino-acid sequence MFRKILIANRGEIACRVIRTARQLGIATVAIYSDADVNALHVEMADEAVRVGPAVSAQSYLNVEAIIKAAKDTGAEAIHPGYGFLSENAGFVDAVEVAGLTFIGPSAKAIRAMGLKDAAKALMEKAGVPVVPGYHGDNQDGDFLKSQADAIGYPVLIKARAGGGGKGMRRVDQAADFAAALDSARREAEASFGDSAVLVEKYMTKPRHIEVQVFGDNFGNAVHLFERDCSLQRRHQKVIEEAPAPGMTPDMRAAMGDAAVKAAQAIGYSGAGTVEFIADVSEGLRSDRFFFMEMNTRLQVEHPVTEAITGLDLVEWQLRVASGEALPKRQDELSINGWAFEARLYAEDPARDFLPATGKLALFAAPENARVDSGVRSGDTITPFYDPMIAKIITHGATRDEALNRLESALNKTRIAGLVTNRQFLSDLCKLEAFRSGDVDTGLIARESAVLFRDEQPSEIVFALAALGALGLLDLPQEGDPWGSLRGFRLWGEASRLVLLDHHGEHHAVSFTTKNDRHFGFAFGGVEVRNYKNGLARFAVDGRVAEASVSRNGHDVTVQFEGRDTIFHYVESIGAEEEASSESRILSPMPGLVRLVSVAEGASVAKGDRLVTMEAMKMELSLTAPRDGKVASVSVAAGDQVNEGALLVELEEEHG; translated from the coding sequence ATGTTTAGGAAAATACTGATTGCCAATCGCGGAGAAATCGCCTGTCGGGTCATTCGCACGGCGCGCCAATTGGGCATTGCCACAGTCGCGATTTATTCCGACGCCGATGTCAACGCGCTTCATGTCGAAATGGCCGACGAGGCCGTCCGTGTCGGTCCTGCCGTTTCTGCGCAAAGCTATTTGAATGTCGAAGCGATCATAAAAGCGGCGAAGGATACGGGCGCAGAAGCCATCCATCCGGGCTACGGCTTTCTGTCGGAAAATGCCGGTTTTGTAGATGCTGTCGAAGTGGCGGGCCTCACCTTCATTGGCCCATCGGCAAAAGCCATCCGCGCCATGGGGCTAAAAGATGCTGCCAAGGCGTTGATGGAGAAAGCCGGTGTCCCGGTCGTGCCCGGCTATCACGGCGATAATCAGGATGGCGATTTCCTCAAAAGCCAAGCCGATGCAATCGGCTATCCCGTGTTGATCAAGGCCCGCGCTGGCGGCGGCGGCAAAGGTATGCGCCGTGTCGATCAGGCGGCTGACTTTGCAGCGGCGCTGGACAGTGCGCGACGCGAGGCGGAAGCGTCGTTTGGCGATAGCGCTGTGCTAGTGGAAAAATACATGACCAAGCCGCGCCATATCGAGGTGCAGGTCTTTGGCGATAATTTTGGTAATGCGGTGCATCTTTTTGAGCGCGATTGCTCGTTGCAACGCCGCCATCAAAAGGTGATCGAGGAAGCGCCAGCGCCCGGCATGACGCCTGACATGCGCGCCGCGATGGGCGATGCAGCGGTGAAGGCCGCACAAGCCATTGGTTATTCCGGCGCAGGCACGGTGGAGTTTATCGCCGATGTGTCGGAAGGGCTGCGATCCGACCGATTCTTCTTCATGGAAATGAACACACGGCTACAGGTTGAGCATCCGGTGACGGAAGCAATAACCGGCCTTGATCTGGTCGAATGGCAATTGCGCGTGGCATCCGGCGAGGCCCTGCCGAAGCGTCAGGACGAGCTTTCCATAAACGGTTGGGCTTTCGAGGCGCGGCTTTATGCCGAAGACCCGGCGCGTGATTTTCTTCCCGCGACCGGCAAGCTTGCGCTGTTTGCAGCGCCTGAAAATGCGCGGGTGGATTCTGGTGTGCGAAGCGGCGATACCATCACACCGTTCTACGATCCGATGATTGCGAAGATTATCACGCATGGCGCTACCCGTGACGAGGCGTTGAACCGGCTTGAGAGCGCCTTAAACAAAACCCGTATCGCCGGACTTGTCACCAATCGCCAGTTCCTGTCCGACCTTTGCAAGCTTGAAGCGTTTCGCTCGGGCGATGTTGATACGGGGCTTATTGCCCGCGAGTCGGCTGTTCTTTTCAGGGATGAACAACCTTCCGAGATTGTATTTGCGCTGGCGGCACTCGGTGCGCTTGGTCTTCTGGATTTGCCACAAGAAGGCGATCCATGGGGCAGCCTGCGTGGGTTCCGCCTTTGGGGTGAGGCTTCACGCTTGGTTCTGCTTGATCATCATGGCGAACACCATGCTGTAAGCTTCACGACCAAAAACGACAGGCATTTCGGTTTTGCTTTTGGCGGTGTTGAAGTCCGCAATTACAAAAACGGTCTGGCTCGCTTTGCCGTTGATGGCCGCGTTGCGGAAGCTTCAGTCTCACGCAACGGCCATGACGTGACCGTGCAGTTCGAAGGCCGCGACACCATATTTCATTATGTTGAGTCTATCGGCGCAGAGGAGGAGGCTTCGAGCGAAAGCCGCATTCTGTCGCCAATGCCGGGACTTGTACGACTGGTTTCCGTCGCGGAAGGTGCCAGCGTCGCCAAAGGCGACCGGCTTGTGACGATGGAAGCGATGAAGATGGAGCTTTCACTGACTGCGCCGCGTGATGGCAAGGTCGCATCTGTGAGCGTCGCGGCTGGCGATCAGGTCAATGAAGGCGCGCTACTGGTCGAACTGGAGGAAGAACATGGCTGA
- a CDS encoding isovaleryl-CoA dehydrogenase has translation MNFGLGEEIEALRDTVRRFAESRIAPLAAETDRSNAFPMHLWRELGDLGVLGITAPDDYGGAGMGYLAHCVAMEEISRASASIGLSYGAHSNLCVNQINRNGSPEQRAKYLPKLISGEHVGALAMSEPGAGSDVVSMKLHAEKRGESYVLNGNKMWITNGPDAEVLVVYAKTDPSAGPRGISAFIIEKTFKGFSTAQKLDKLGMRGSNTCELVFEDCEVPAENLLGEAGKGVNVLMSGLDYERVVLAGGPLGIMAACLDVVMPYVHERKQFDQPIGEFQLMQGKLADMYVLFNASRAYVYAVAAACDRGETTRKDAAGCILYAAENATQMALQAIQALGGNGYINDYPTGRLLRDAKLYEIGAGTSEIRRMLIGRELFQETR, from the coding sequence ATGAATTTCGGTCTTGGCGAGGAGATCGAAGCCCTTCGTGATACGGTGCGCCGTTTCGCGGAAAGCCGCATTGCGCCGCTTGCCGCCGAAACTGATCGCAGTAACGCATTTCCTATGCATCTATGGCGTGAACTGGGTGATCTCGGTGTGCTGGGCATCACAGCACCTGATGACTATGGCGGTGCGGGTATGGGCTATCTCGCGCATTGCGTGGCAATGGAAGAAATCAGCCGCGCATCGGCTTCGATTGGCCTGAGCTATGGCGCGCATTCCAATCTTTGCGTCAACCAGATCAATCGTAATGGTTCCCCCGAACAACGCGCAAAATATCTGCCTAAGCTCATTTCCGGCGAGCATGTCGGCGCGCTTGCGATGTCAGAGCCGGGGGCAGGTTCTGACGTTGTTTCGATGAAGCTGCACGCTGAAAAGCGCGGCGAAAGTTACGTTCTCAACGGCAACAAGATGTGGATCACCAACGGCCCTGATGCCGAAGTGCTGGTGGTTTATGCCAAGACTGACCCGTCTGCTGGTCCGCGTGGCATCAGCGCCTTCATCATTGAGAAAACCTTCAAAGGGTTCTCCACCGCGCAGAAACTGGACAAGCTCGGTATGCGCGGCTCCAACACCTGCGAACTGGTGTTTGAGGATTGTGAAGTTCCGGCTGAAAACCTGCTCGGTGAAGCGGGCAAGGGCGTCAATGTGCTGATGTCCGGCCTCGATTATGAGCGGGTGGTGCTGGCGGGCGGTCCGCTCGGCATCATGGCGGCCTGTCTTGATGTGGTTATGCCTTATGTGCATGAGCGCAAGCAGTTCGACCAGCCGATTGGCGAGTTCCAGCTCATGCAGGGCAAGCTTGCCGATATGTATGTGCTGTTCAACGCTTCGCGCGCCTATGTCTATGCGGTGGCAGCTGCGTGTGATCGTGGCGAGACGACGCGCAAGGATGCGGCAGGCTGCATTCTCTATGCAGCTGAAAACGCCACCCAAATGGCGTTGCAGGCGATACAGGCGTTGGGCGGCAACGGCTATATAAATGATTATCCGACAGGTCGTCTTCTGCGGGATGCGAAGCTTTATGAAATCGGTGCGGGTACGTCGGAAATCCGGCGGATGCTGATCGGGCGGGAACTCTTTCAGGAGACCCGTTGA
- a CDS encoding crotonase/enoyl-CoA hydratase family protein — protein MTELETIRIATDERGVATLTLNRPTQHNALSGLMIDELLTATLRLANDDAVRIVVLTGSGTSFCAGGDLGWMREQINAPRTQRIEAARKLALMLKALRDLPKPLIGRVNGQAYGGGVGLISVCDAAIGVSDARFGLTETKLGLIPATISPYVVARIGQAHALRSFTSARLFDANEAKHIGLLHQVVEAEQLDASVKSEIRPYFSTAPAAVAASKRLVHALGSPIDEAVIEMTLTRLADTWETPEAAEGIAAFFAKQSPSWRRGG, from the coding sequence ATGACAGAGCTTGAAACTATCCGGATTGCTACTGACGAGCGTGGCGTTGCTACGCTAACGCTCAACCGGCCTACGCAGCATAATGCGCTGTCCGGTCTTATGATTGATGAGCTTCTGACTGCCACGCTTCGATTAGCAAATGATGATGCGGTGCGTATCGTAGTGTTAACCGGCAGCGGCACCAGCTTTTGTGCTGGCGGTGATCTTGGCTGGATGCGAGAGCAGATAAACGCGCCCCGCACACAACGTATTGAAGCGGCGCGCAAGCTTGCGTTGATGCTCAAAGCATTGCGCGATCTGCCGAAACCTCTTATCGGACGCGTGAATGGGCAGGCCTATGGTGGTGGTGTTGGGCTGATTAGCGTTTGTGATGCGGCGATTGGTGTTTCTGATGCGCGTTTTGGGCTGACGGAAACCAAGCTCGGTCTGATCCCGGCAACCATCAGTCCCTATGTGGTGGCGCGTATCGGTCAGGCTCATGCACTGAGATCCTTCACCTCGGCACGATTGTTTGATGCAAACGAAGCAAAGCATATTGGATTGCTGCATCAGGTGGTCGAAGCCGAGCAACTCGATGCGTCTGTAAAGTCCGAGATCAGGCCGTATTTTTCCACTGCCCCGGCAGCGGTTGCTGCCTCAAAGCGGCTGGTTCATGCGCTGGGCAGTCCGATAGACGAGGCCGTCATCGAAATGACGCTCACCCGCCTTGCTGATACATGGGAAACGCCAGAGGCCGCAGAGGGAATTGCGGCCTTTTTTGCAAAGCAATCACCATCATGGAGGAGAGGAGGATAG
- a CDS encoding hydroxymethylglutaryl-CoA lyase, giving the protein MAEHVEIVEMAARDGLQNEKRFVPTAEKIALIDRLSDCGYSRIETTSFVSPRWVPQLSDATEVMAGIRRADSVRYSVLVPNMKGYELAASANVDEIAVFISASEGFSKANINCTIAESIERLAPVIGAAINDGLAIRGYVSCVVECPYDGSTAPQAVADVTEQLFSLGCHEVSLGDTIGRGTPETVSAMLDAVLNVAPAHSLAGHYHDTNGRALDNIQISLERGLRVFDASVGGLGGCPFAPGAKGNVDTVAVVEMLHRLGFETGLDIEKLRSAALFAQALRQDKAA; this is encoded by the coding sequence ATGGCTGAACACGTTGAGATCGTCGAAATGGCTGCGCGTGACGGCCTGCAAAACGAGAAGCGTTTTGTACCAACAGCTGAAAAGATTGCACTGATCGACCGTCTGTCCGATTGTGGCTATTCCCGCATCGAGACGACCAGTTTTGTCAGCCCCCGATGGGTGCCGCAACTTTCCGATGCTACTGAAGTTATGGCCGGTATCCGCCGTGCCGACAGTGTGCGCTATTCGGTGCTCGTGCCAAATATGAAGGGCTATGAGCTCGCGGCGAGCGCCAATGTCGATGAGATTGCGGTGTTCATTTCGGCTTCTGAAGGTTTTTCCAAAGCCAATATCAACTGCACTATTGCAGAGAGCATTGAGCGGCTTGCGCCAGTGATTGGCGCGGCCATCAATGACGGGCTGGCCATTCGCGGCTATGTCAGCTGCGTTGTCGAATGCCCCTATGATGGATCGACCGCGCCGCAGGCGGTTGCCGATGTTACGGAACAGCTCTTTTCGCTTGGCTGTCACGAAGTGAGCCTTGGTGACACGATTGGGCGTGGTACACCCGAAACTGTGAGCGCCATGCTGGATGCAGTCTTGAACGTGGCACCAGCGCATAGTCTTGCAGGTCATTATCACGACACCAATGGACGGGCGCTCGACAATATTCAGATCAGCCTTGAAAGAGGGTTGAGGGTGTTCGATGCATCAGTCGGCGGGCTTGGTGGCTGTCCATTTGCACCGGGTGCCAAAGGCAATGTCGATACTGTGGCAGTCGTGGAAATGCTGCACCGCCTTGGCTTTGAAACAGGTCTTGATATTGAAAAGCTGAGATCAGCAGCTTTGTTTGCGCAAGCACTCCGTCAGGATAAAGCGGCATGA
- a CDS encoding methylcrotonoyl-CoA carboxylase has product MPVLKSEISTRSAVFEANRQAMLAAIDVVAQASRTAIDGGGEKARERHVSRGKLLPRDRVAQLLDPGSPFLEVGLTAAHGMYDGAAPSGGMITGIGRVSGRECMIVCNDATVKGGTYYPITVKKHLRAQEIAGENRLPCIYLVDSGGANLPNQDEVFPDRDHFGRIFYNQAQMSAAGIPQVAVVMGSCTAGGAYVPAMSDETVIVRNQGTIFLAGPPLVKAATGEVVSAEDLGGGDTHTRLSGVADHLANDDTHALQIARAIAANFNSQKREFIPKGDGAAPLYDAEEILGIVSADTRIPYDIRELIARLVDGSDFDEFKARFGPTLVCGFASLYGMPVGIIANNGVLFSEAALKGAHFIELCCQRNIPLVFLQNITGFMVGRKYEAEGIAKHGAKLVMAVATANVPKITMLIGASYGAGNYGMAGRAYSPRFLWTWPNSRIAVMGGEQAAGVLATVKREGIERTGGTWSAEGEAEFKRPTLEMFERQSHPLYASARLWDDGIVDPRKSREVLGLSLSATLNAPIEPTRFGIFRM; this is encoded by the coding sequence ATGCCGGTTCTGAAATCTGAAATTTCGACACGCAGCGCCGTCTTTGAAGCCAACCGCCAAGCCATGCTTGCAGCGATTGATGTGGTGGCACAAGCATCACGCACTGCCATTGATGGTGGCGGTGAAAAGGCGCGTGAACGCCATGTCTCGCGCGGAAAGCTTCTACCGCGCGATCGTGTGGCGCAGCTGCTTGATCCGGGTTCGCCGTTTCTGGAAGTGGGGCTGACGGCAGCGCATGGCATGTATGATGGTGCAGCACCTTCCGGCGGTATGATCACCGGCATTGGCCGTGTATCTGGCCGTGAATGCATGATCGTCTGCAATGATGCGACGGTAAAGGGCGGCACCTACTATCCGATCACCGTGAAAAAGCATCTTCGCGCACAGGAGATCGCGGGCGAGAATCGCTTGCCGTGCATTTATCTGGTTGATTCCGGCGGGGCCAATCTACCCAATCAGGATGAAGTGTTCCCGGACCGCGATCATTTCGGACGCATCTTCTATAATCAGGCGCAGATGTCGGCGGCGGGCATTCCGCAGGTCGCGGTCGTCATGGGATCGTGCACGGCAGGCGGCGCTTATGTGCCTGCCATGAGCGACGAGACGGTCATCGTGCGCAATCAGGGTACTATTTTTCTGGCCGGACCGCCGCTAGTCAAAGCGGCGACGGGCGAAGTGGTGAGCGCGGAAGATCTTGGCGGTGGCGATACGCATACAAGGCTTTCCGGTGTTGCGGATCATCTCGCCAATGACGATACTCATGCACTGCAAATCGCACGCGCTATCGCCGCCAATTTCAACAGCCAAAAGCGCGAGTTTATTCCAAAGGGCGATGGTGCAGCACCGCTTTATGACGCGGAAGAAATTCTCGGAATTGTCTCAGCTGATACCCGCATTCCCTATGATATACGCGAGCTGATTGCGCGGCTGGTCGATGGTTCCGACTTCGATGAGTTCAAGGCACGATTTGGCCCCACGCTGGTTTGCGGTTTTGCAAGCCTTTATGGAATGCCGGTCGGCATTATCGCCAATAATGGCGTGCTGTTTTCGGAAGCGGCCTTAAAGGGTGCGCATTTCATCGAGCTTTGTTGCCAGCGCAATATTCCGCTGGTGTTTTTGCAGAATATCACCGGCTTTATGGTCGGGCGGAAATATGAGGCCGAGGGTATTGCCAAGCACGGCGCAAAGCTGGTGATGGCTGTTGCGACCGCAAATGTGCCGAAGATCACCATGCTAATTGGCGCATCCTATGGCGCAGGCAATTACGGCATGGCGGGGCGGGCCTATTCACCGCGCTTCCTGTGGACATGGCCGAACAGCCGCATTGCGGTGATGGGCGGCGAACAGGCGGCGGGGGTGCTGGCCACCGTCAAGCGCGAAGGCATTGAGCGCACCGGCGGCACATGGTCGGCGGAAGGTGAAGCGGAGTTTAAACGCCCAACGCTGGAAATGTTCGAGCGCCAAAGCCACCCGCTTTATGCCTCGGCGCGGCTTTGGGATGATGGCATTGTTGATCCACGCAAGAGCCGCGAAGTGCTAGGTCTTTCGCTTTCTGCAACGCTGAACGCTCCAATCGAGCCGACGCGCTTCGGCATCTTCAGAATGTAA
- a CDS encoding molybdopterin-binding protein, translated as MIFAEWAIDEAEGAILAYTLVTKAESVRKGTLLTENHIEALKRAGINRVVAARLEPNDIGEDEAALVIGQSLIEDMIEAGPATTGRVNLFARSNGLFSVDVAGIDTINLLDPRISVATLNNLSRVESGQMVATVKIIPFAVPGSLIGNIRTVLETKQVLKVHSFEKTRLGVIQSRLPSVRETVLDKTHELITKRVQHNCGSVIAETRVAHEIAPLSKAISELSTSCDLLIIFSASAVADEIDIVPRSIVQAGGEILRIGIPVDPGNLLSLGKLNGKYIIVAPGTARSARENSLDQVLDRLMAGLALDSDALARMGVGGLLL; from the coding sequence ATGATTTTCGCTGAGTGGGCGATTGACGAGGCAGAGGGTGCAATACTGGCTTATACGCTGGTGACGAAGGCGGAGAGTGTTCGCAAAGGCACCTTGCTGACCGAAAATCACATCGAAGCTTTGAAACGGGCGGGAATCAACCGCGTTGTTGCCGCTCGACTGGAACCCAATGATATTGGCGAAGATGAAGCAGCCCTCGTAATAGGGCAAAGCCTGATTGAAGATATGATTGAGGCAGGCCCTGCCACAACCGGCCGTGTCAATCTCTTTGCCCGCAGCAACGGTTTGTTTAGTGTTGATGTTGCTGGCATCGATACAATTAACTTGCTCGACCCGAGGATATCAGTGGCCACGTTGAACAATCTTAGCCGTGTTGAAAGTGGGCAAATGGTTGCAACCGTCAAAATCATTCCGTTTGCCGTTCCAGGCTCTCTTATTGGAAATATTCGCACAGTCCTCGAGACAAAACAGGTTCTCAAGGTTCATTCGTTTGAGAAAACGAGACTCGGCGTCATTCAGTCACGACTTCCTTCCGTTCGCGAAACTGTGCTCGATAAAACCCACGAATTGATTACGAAGCGCGTGCAACACAATTGCGGCTCGGTGATAGCGGAGACGCGTGTAGCACACGAAATAGCTCCCTTGTCTAAGGCCATAAGTGAGCTGAGCACCAGTTGCGATCTGCTGATTATTTTCAGTGCTTCCGCGGTTGCGGACGAGATCGATATTGTGCCGAGGTCCATCGTTCAGGCAGGAGGAGAAATCCTCCGTATCGGTATTCCCGTTGATCCCGGCAATCTACTCTCGCTCGGAAAGCTCAACGGAAAGTACATCATCGTGGCGCCGGGAACAGCTCGAAGTGCGCGTGAGAATAGTCTCGACCAAGTGCTAGACAGATTAATGGCTGGCTTAGCACTTGATTCAGACGCCCTTGCACGAATGGGCGTCGGTGGACTTCTGCTTTAA
- a CDS encoding ABC transporter substrate-binding protein — MNLKLLSSVAFAATLGFAGAAYADITIGVIAPLTGPVAAYGDQVKKGAETAVEVINAKGGIKGEKIVLKFADDAGEPKQGVSAANQIVGDGIKFVVGPVTTGVAIPVSDVLSENGVLMVTPTATGPDLTARGLENVFRTCGRDDQQADVMAAYFLKNFKDKKVAIVHDKGAYGKGLADSFKAAINKDGITEVQYDSVTPGDKDFSALVSKLKAAGTEIVYFGGYHGEGGLLSRQLHDAGLKALILGGEGLSNTEYWAIGGTNAEGTLFTNAVDATKNPASKEAVDALTAKKIPVEAFTMNAYAAVQVLASGIERAGTTDDSAAVAKTLRDGQPIDTVIGKLTYGETGDLSSPSFDVFKWSDGKIVGLD, encoded by the coding sequence ATGAATCTGAAACTGCTTTCCAGCGTGGCTTTTGCCGCAACACTTGGCTTTGCCGGTGCCGCTTATGCAGATATCACGATCGGTGTTATTGCACCGCTGACAGGTCCGGTTGCGGCCTATGGTGATCAGGTTAAGAAGGGCGCGGAAACCGCCGTTGAAGTCATCAATGCAAAGGGCGGCATCAAAGGCGAAAAGATCGTCTTGAAGTTTGCTGACGACGCAGGTGAACCAAAGCAGGGTGTTTCGGCAGCGAACCAGATCGTTGGCGATGGCATCAAGTTCGTGGTTGGTCCGGTTACGACCGGCGTCGCAATTCCTGTTTCTGATGTTCTTTCGGAAAATGGCGTTCTGATGGTTACGCCAACCGCAACCGGTCCAGATCTGACCGCGCGCGGTCTGGAAAATGTGTTCCGCACCTGCGGCCGCGATGACCAGCAGGCTGACGTCATGGCTGCTTACTTCTTGAAGAACTTCAAAGACAAGAAAGTCGCAATCGTTCATGACAAGGGCGCATACGGCAAAGGTCTTGCAGATTCCTTCAAGGCTGCAATCAACAAAGACGGCATCACTGAAGTTCAATATGATTCGGTTACACCTGGTGACAAGGATTTCAGCGCGCTCGTTTCCAAGCTGAAAGCCGCAGGCACTGAAATCGTTTATTTCGGTGGCTATCATGGTGAAGGCGGCCTTCTTTCCCGTCAGCTGCATGATGCGGGCCTCAAGGCTCTCATCCTTGGCGGCGAAGGCTTGTCCAACACCGAATATTGGGCAATCGGCGGCACCAATGCTGAAGGCACGCTCTTCACCAACGCTGTTGACGCGACGAAGAACCCAGCTTCCAAGGAAGCCGTCGATGCACTGACGGCTAAGAAAATCCCGGTCGAAGCATTCACCATGAATGCATATGCCGCTGTCCAGGTTCTCGCGAGTGGTATTGAACGCGCTGGTACGACGGATGATTCTGCCGCCGTTGCGAAGACCCTCCGCGACGGTCAGCCAATCGATACCGTTATTGGTAAGCTGACATATGGCGAAACGGGTGATCTGTCGTCACCAAGCTTCGACGTGTTCAAGTGGTCGGATGGCAAGATCGTCGGTCTCGATTAA